The Helianthus annuus cultivar XRQ/B chromosome 16, HanXRQr2.0-SUNRISE, whole genome shotgun sequence genome includes a window with the following:
- the LOC110915254 gene encoding probable sulfate transporter 3.3, translated as MEGKFEGDMGSHNHNPCVEIAMEIHKVETPPKRSSLQKISNRLKETFFPDDPLRQFKGQSTKQKWILAFQYIFPILQWGPHYNLNLLKSDVVSGLTIASLAIPQGISYAKLANLPPIVGLYSSFVPPLVYAVLGSSRDLAVGPVSIASLLMGSMLRQEVSPTLDPILYLQLAFTSTFFAGLFQASLGFLRLGFIIDFLSKATLIGFMAGAAIIVSLQQLKALLGITHFTKEMGLVPVMSSVFHNTKEWSWQTILMGFCFLVFLLVTRHISIKKPKLFWVSAGAPLLSVVVSTLFVFVFKAQHHGISVIGKLEQGLNPPSWNMLHFHGSHIGLVLKTGVITGIISLTEGIAVGRTFAALKNYQVDGNKEMIAIGAMNVVGSTTSCYITTGAFSRSAVNHNAGAKTAVSNIIMAVTVMVTLLFLMPLFQYTPNLVLGAIIVTAVVGLIDLPAAYQIWKVDKFDFVIMLCAFFGVIFISVQEGLALAVGISIFKMVLQMTRPKTVVLGNIPGTDIFRNKHQYKDAVTVPGFLILSIQAPISFANSNYLNERILRWIQDYEEEETKSHSDLRFVILDLAAVSAIDANGVMFFQELRRVLEKKGVELVLVNPVGEVMEKLQKADGTHELLQPNNLYLTVGEAVSSLFSSMKVVSC; from the exons atGGAGGGAAAGTTTGAAGGGGACATGGGTTCTCATAATCATAATCCTTGTGTAGAGATAGCCATGGAAATTCATAAGGTTGAGACACCACCAAAGAGAAGTAGCTTACAAAAAATAAGTAATAGGCTCAAAGAAACTTTCTTTCCGGATGACCCTCTTAGGCAGTTCAAAGGCCAGTCCACTAAGCAAAAATGGATTCTTGCCTTTCAATACATTTTCCCTATACTTCAATGGGGTCCTCATTACAACCTTAATCTACTCAAATCTGATGTTGTTTCTGGTCTTACAATTGCTAGTTTAGCCATTCCCCAG GGTATAAGCTATGCAAAGCTTGCCAATCTCCCTCCTATTGTTGGTCTAT ATTCAAGTTTCGTGCCGCCGTTAGTGTATGCTGTGCTAGGGAGCTCAAGAGATCTAGCAGTTGGACCAGTGTCAATAGCATCACTATTGATGGGGTCAATGTTAAGGCAAGAAGTGTCACCAACACTTGACCCTATTTTGTATCTTCAATTGGCTTTCACTTCAACCTTCTTTGCTGGACTCTTTCAAGCCTCTCTTGGATTTCTAAG GCTTGGGTTCATAATTGACTTCTTGTCAAAGGCTACACTTATTGGATTCATGGCTGGAGCAGCAATCATAGTATCACTTCAGCAACTGAAAGCTCTTCTTGGAATCACTCATTTCACTAAAGAAATGGGTTTGGTTCCTGTTATGTCATCTGTATTTCACAACACTAAAGAg TGGTCATGGCAAACAATCTTGATGGggttttgttttcttgtatttctGCTTGTGACAAGACACATT AGCATTAAGAAGCCAAAGTTGTTCTGGGTATCAGCAGGAGCACCTTTGCTTTCAGTAGTGGTCTCAACactctttgtttttgttttcaaagCACAACACCATGGCATTTCTGTG ATTGGAAAATTAGAACAAGGACTAAATCCACCTTCATGGAACATGTTACATTTTCATGGAAGTCATATTGGTTTAGTCTTGAAAACTGGTGTCATCACTGGCATCATTTCCCTAACT GAAGGGATTGCGGTAGGAAGAACATTTGCAGCCCTGAAGAATTACCAAGTTGATGGTAACAAAGAAATGATTGCCATTGGAGCCATGAATGTTGTTGGTTCCACCACTTCATGCTACATCACTACAG GTGCATTTTCGCGATCAGCAGTGAACCACAACGCTGGAGCTAAAACAGCGGTCTCCAACATAATAATGGCTGTGACGGTTATGGTCACGCTTCTTTTCCTAATGCCATTGTTTCAGTACACACCCAACCTCGTACTAGGTGCAATCATTGTCACAGCAGTCGTTGGTCTAATCGACCTCCCAGCGGCTTACCAAATATGGAAAGTCGATAAGTTCGACTTCGTGATTATGTTATGTGCCTTTTTTGGTGTCATCTTTATATCAGTTCAAGAAGGACTTGCACTGGCT GTGGGGATTTCGATATTCAAGATGGTGTTGCAGATGACACGACCGAAAACAGTGGTGTTGGGGAACATACCTGGTACTGACATATTTAGGAACAAACATCAGTACAAGGATGCTGTCACTGTCCCAGGTTTCTTGATTTTAAGCATTCAGGCTCCAATTAGTTTTGCCAACTCCAATTATCTTAATGAAAG GATTTTGAGGTGGATACAAGATTATGAGGAAGAAGAAACCAAAAGTCATTCTGATCTTAGATTTGTAATCCTAGATCTTGCTG CTGTAAGTGCCATTGATGCAAATGGAGTGATGTTTTTCCAAGAACTCAGAAGGGTGTTGGAAAAAAAGGGTGTTGAG CTTGTATTGGTGAATCCAGTTGGAGAAGTGATGGAGAAATTGCAAAAAGCGGACGGGACACATGAACTTTTGCAACCGAATAATCTTTACTTGACGGTAGGAGAAGCGGTTTCGTCACTATTTTCATCTATGAAAGTTGTATCATGTTGA